One Apteryx mantelli isolate bAptMan1 chromosome 2, bAptMan1.hap1, whole genome shotgun sequence genomic window, TGAATAATATTTTTCAATTtgtatcttttctttctgtgttatgttattgcttccattttcttttcacaaGCTGCTAAATGATTTAAAAGGAACTAAATGGACTTTTCAGAGAATTGGCAGTGAGGCCTTCGTTCCTTCCCTGTCAGTACACTACTGTGACCTGCTACTCTCAGTGGAGCAGCAGTACTTAAAACAAGGCAGAAGGTATTACAAGGTGCTGAAGTACTCTGTGGTGCCCAGATCTGGTAACATCTGATAAAAATTTAGTTCAGAGTGCACTGGACATTAGAGATTGGTATAAAATAAAAGCCTTATCTTCTGTGTGCTGGATCTGGAACTGCAATTAAGGGGGAAAAGGGGAGCTGATAGGCAGTTACAGAAAGAAGTGGATGTGAGCactaaaatgttttcttcaaCTGCCAATATCTGCTGATAATGATATTCTGGAATATTTACCTGCCCTAcaaaatctttgttttgttttgtttgaaaatggcaATGCTGTTTACACGTGtggttttgcaaaaacaaaagaaCGGGTTTATGCTTAGAAGACAGCCTTGTTAGACTTGTCTGAGTTGGCAGCTAAAGAACAAGTAAATTTGTTCAAAATTTGTACTTCCAGATATGTTGGGATAGAGCCAACATCTGTTCAAATAAAACTTTGCCTCTGTGCATCAcctcctgttttcctttttcactagttccttctttttcctatttatatAATCTCCTCGTGCTGTATGGCTATGATACCCATCCTGATTTAGAGCTCAGTCTTATGTCTCCTGTCAGTTTCAGTCAGGAAAGTTGAAGCTATTCAACTTCTGCCAGGCAGCTGCACCACCTCAGCTTACTGCTTCTTCCTGAGCCAGCACTATGATTACAGTTTAGAGTTAAGGTAAAAAGCATAGCTCAGACACACAGCCTGCTTGGCTGTCCTTGCCTGTACAGTGGTTACTTTTGGAGGAGAGGTGGGGCACTGGGGATGTTAATCACTTCAGTCATCTTAGCTAAGTCCTCCTATGAGCATAAGTCAGAACCTCATTAATGCATGTAATATTGTCCTGCCGTCTAGAACTGAACAATTATGTTGGGAAAGTCAGTAAAGAGTAGAGGATTTGGGCATATATATAAACTATAGCTTATTTATCTTTTTATACTCTTTACTGCCTGcttatgaaaacaaataaaaataaattgtgaaaAGCTAAGTCAAgtgtatttttttcatcttttgcccAATACTGATATTTTCATCCTGGTAGGCAAGTTATTCTTGTTAGAAGGTAGAAATCTCTGAAATGCTTTTTGGGGGGATGGAAATTTGCAAGCTGTGAAACTAATCCTGGGAGATTTCAGAGTGGAGAGTGCTCATTATCTCCAGAATCCATGTTTTCTGTGAAGAAACCCTGGTGATTAAAACCAAGCTGctattttacttttatataaatatttataatggAATTCACATAAAGTCAGGGAGTGTTCATAGTTACAGTTTTAACACAGCTTCTACTTTTAAAGATTGTTAACATTTCATTCAGGGATTCTGATGCTTTTTAGGGCTTACTTCAGTTTCATCACCATAATGTAGATCTGAAAGGTATGTGccaaagagaagaacaaatttCCAGGCACCAAGGACAGTAGATTGAGAGACAGACTGGTTTGAAAAAGAGTTGTTGAATAGGGGGTATAGGAACAGGACTGTAATACGAAGCAAAGCCTTAGCTATGgagaagcagcaaaagcagaagaaacaaatGAGAAATTCAATGAATATGGACATTCTGGAAGGGGAACACAAGTGACATAAACTGCCCCTAAAGCAATATGCAAACTTGGCTGAAGAAAAGCCGACTTGTACTGCACAGCATAATTCAACATTGATGAGAGAGGGGAAAATGATCAGTTAAGAGGACGGGAAAAAGAGGTAAAGATAAGAATACTGAGTGTTATAGTCAATCATATCCCAATTAGGggaatcacagagtcacagaatggtttaggttggaagggacctctggagatcatctagtctaacccccctgccaAAGCAGCGTCACATACaacacattgcccaggatcgtgtccaggcaggttttgaatatcttcaaggaaggagactccacaacctctctgggcaacctgttccagtgctctgtcaccctcacagtaaagaagtttttcctcatgttcagatggaattgtctgtgtttcagtttgtgcctgttgcctcgtgtcctgttgctgggcaccactgaaaagagtctggtcccatcctcttgacaccctcccttcagatacttgtacacgttgataagatcccctctcagccttctcttctccaggctaaacaggcccagctctctcagcctttcctcataagagagatgctccagtcccctaatcatctttgtagcccttcgctggacttgctccagtagtgccacatccctcttgtactggggagcccagaactggacgcagtactccagatgtggcctcaccagggctgagtagagggggagaatcacctccctcgacctgctggcaacactcttcctgatgcaccccaggataccattggccttcttggccacaagggcacattgctgcctcatgcttaacttggtgtccaccagcactcccaggtccttctcagcagagctgctctccagcaggtcaacccccaacctgtaccggtgcagggggttattcctccctaggtgcaggaccctgcacttccctttgttgaacttcatgaggttcctctctgcccacctctccagcctgtccaggtctctctgaatggcagcacagccctctggtgtatcggccactcctcccagttttgtatcatcagcaaacttgctgagggtgcactctgtcccttcatgcaggtcactgatgaagaagttgaccaagactggacccagtactgacccctgggggacaccgctagctacaggcctccatctagactttgtgccactgagcacaaccctctgagctctgcctttcagccacttctcagtccaccttgctgtctgctcatctagcccacacttcctgagcttgcctatgaggatgttacgggagacagcgtcaaaagccttgctgaagtcaagatagacaacatccactgctctcccctcgtctaccagccagtcatcccatcgtagaaggctaCCAGGTTCATTAAGCATGATTTCtgctttgtgaatccatgctgactactgctgatcaccttcttatccttcccatgcttagagatggcatccaggaagagctgttccatcatttttccagggattgaggtgaggctgactggcctgtagttccctgggtccacctttttgccctttttgaaggctggagtgacattagccttcttccagtcctcaggcacctctcttgatctccatggcctttcaaagatgattgagagtggtcTAGCAAGaatttttattcaattttttaatttggtttttaTTACTTCAGGAACAGTTCATGCTCTCTTGAATGGCAATGAAGATGATGTATGACATTTCCATAACACAAATAATGCTCACCTgtactttgagatttttttttcttctgtgtagtaACAGGAAGATTGTATTTAGAGTTACTGGCTCAGCAAAATTTGTGCAGGCCTGGTGtatgttttttttaagtgcattcatggaagaaaatgtttttaagccTTGTTTTTATGCTTCATTTTTATATACACAAAGCACTGCTTTCATTAAGTGGTAACAGTCCAACATGATATATTCAGATGCTCATATCAATTTTGAGGGAGCTTTAgtactttgtgattttttttataccaCTGTGTTTTTGCTCTAGAACTGTTTTCAATGTTTAATGTTAAGCCGCAGCCCAAGTTTGGTATTTCTTTACGATGCCTCTCCCAGTTGTTTATGAGATTAAGAGAAGTAGATATGCATCCAAGTTACAGTTATGTAGAACAGATGTAGCTCTCAGGTACTCACCAAGTCATTCATGTAGTCACTGTTGACATTTGAGTAGCTCTGCCATAAAGCATGCAAGGGTCATTAAAAGACCAGTATTTTTTAGGTATTCTCCTTCTCCGTAAGTACTGGAGAGTTATGTTAcatcaaatgaagaaaatgaaaagtattaTCTTTCCAGACCAATGCAAAATGGAAAAATCCAAAATTCATCATCTAGTACAGATCTGGTCTAGCACCAGTTGTTTAAAGATAACTGTATAAATACATGCATTAATagataattattttaaagcaCATGGTAAAATAATATTATAATGGCATTCTGGATGGGATTTTCAAAAATACCTTATGGAGTTAAGTGCTCATTAATGTTTTAATGATCAGTTCCCTGAGCACTTGCATAAAATATCCACATCAATTAAAATTGCTTAAGTGCATTTTATATTTGCTCTgttttattataaaaacaaaaccatataAACAGTCATAAACACTATGTTTTAGACAGCTAAATTGGGATATTTCATTCCAGTGTTGACAGAAAACCCTGAGGAATGAAGGCCAGACCTATTTTCTAGCCCTCTGCAGTGCTTTTTGCTTACACTTTTTTGCTTATCACAAACTCTTCTTTCTCATAGCAAGTGTTTTGGCTCATGTTTATGTGAGTAATAATCCTGCAAAATGTGATCCACATCAATGTCCGTATCTTGATGCATGCACATCAAAGCCAGCCAAGTGAGCTGACTTTCACCCACAGAGCTGTTTTGTCATGTCCTGATGGTCTGCAGGGTCCCCAGCTGCATTTCCTTGGTAGCAATGCTGATTGGCATAGTGGCCGGAAGAAtgagggcagcagtgagctcAGGGTAATATGCTGGCCTTAGCTCTTGGAGCACTGAAAGGACACTGCTTAGCTGGTTGTCCCTTGGAATGTCTCTCCACTTTGCCCGCTATCTCTGCAACTCTGCTTTGACATTATCAAGGTTGGAACGGTCCGTTCTGTATGCATAGTAGAGAGCTCTCGCTATCTTCGTTGTCTGGTAAATGTAATTTATGTGGCAATAGGTACTGAGCAATAAAGTAAGAAGAGCAGTGCAACACTTGTCTCTGAAGCTCTGAGATAAACATGGTCCAAGAACAGAATGAACACATTCTTCTGGTAGTGTGCTTGTGTATCTGTGACACCAGGGCTACTTTGATGCCTTTTGCTGCCACACACTGATGGAAGTGATTCTTCAGCATTAACAGCACAGGCCAAACATTGGACTTCAGCATAAAGTGAAGAAAATGTTGTCACCCTCCTCCTTCATTCTCCCCAGAGTACAAAAAATAGAGTTTGCTTCATCAGCCATTGTGATTAGGTCTGTGGCTGCCTGTTGCATGCATGCATGAAGGTTTTTCTTACAAGACAGACTATATTTAACACACACCAGTGCAACCAAGAATGCAAATTTAGTGACAGAATACAGCAATCTTCCAGCATGCACATCACAGACAgctcttttttttaaggttccaACAATAACAATGTACTTTGTTCTGGAGCTGCTAAGTGCATCCATTtagtttatctcttgtttcttgcTACATTCACACCCTAATTTGGTCCTCCTGTGTCTCCCAGGGCTGGCCTACTACATCTTTGAGTTCCTGCAGTTCTGTACGCTCTGCAGGACATTTAAGCGTAGTGATGATTTCTGAGACTGTGTTTAACAAGTTGGTCACTTGTTGCATTCTACAACTGAGAAAAATCACTGTGTTCAACGTCTGTCCTGTCAGAGGAGTAAATGGCTCCTGGAAGAATATCAGGCATTTTGATCATACAAGTTCCTTACCACGTTACAGCTGTAGACCCTTAAGAGCTCCTTATACAATCCCCAAGTAGATAATTTTTCTATGAAAAGCTCTGTAAGGTTTTCTGTTGTATCAGAGATACCTACAAAACCAACCAGATCTTCAGAGCTCTGCTCGTCCCTCTGTACTTGGGTGGGTATAACATAAAGTCAACATGATGTTCCCTTTTCTTGGAAAAGCACTGGTGGCATGAACTATtaagctgaaatatttttaccCTCTCTAAAAGTTTGTTCTAAATGTGTACTCCTATCAGCTTTACAAGTTGATTTTGCATTTGTTCCAGTATGTCTAGGCTACTGTATTATGCATTATTAAGCTGCTCTTTCAAATTAGGGTCAATTTCTGCACTACAGTATGAAAGAACATGTACAATTTTGGTTTATTTTACCCATCCCCTCATTAAAATGTCAGAAGGATAATTTTAACGAGTTGTCTCAGGGCATGTTGACTGTGCTCAGTCAGCTTTTTCTTGTGCTCAGATGCAACAAATTCATCAGCCTTTGCTGCAGCACAAACATGTCCTTTGGATCTGCAGTGTCCTCTAGTATTTTTTTGCCATTGGACCAGTCTTTCAAGGGAGCTGAAACCAGAAGCTCTTACTTGCTGTTGTTAAACCCAAAACGTGGCCCACAGAAAACTCCAAGTGATTGGAGCAATGTGCAAATACGTACTCCTGGAGGAGCTGTGGGCTGCGACGACGGTACGGGATACGCAGTGCCTGGGCAGCGCTGACACGCTGGAGTAACTGAGGACACCAGCAAACGCTCTTTTTATAAAGCACAGATAGGTTTAAAAAAGTGAAAGCGGGCAAAACCCCACAGCCAGGCCGAGCACAGGCGGCCCCGCGCATGCGCGCCGAGGCAGCGCCCGCGGCGACACCTTCCCCCCGCCACCTCATGCcggtgcgcgccccccccccccccccccccccgccgccggcacgcaTGCGCATAGAAAAGCGGAGCGGCCGCCTCCGCGCCTTTCCCGTAGAGCGCATGCGTACTGAGAGGAGCCTCCGTTCCGTATTCACCGTGATGGGCGGGGGAGGCGTTCTGCGCAAGCGCAGTGGAGGAGGCGGCACTCCGGCCCCGCCTCCCACGCCTGCGCAGGGGCGGCCCGGAGGCTGTTTCCGGGCGCCGCGGAAGCCGCCCCTCCCTTTCTGCTCGCGGGCGGCCATCATGGTACGTGCGTGCGGCCGGGGCCTCCGCGcctgccgggcccggcggcggcgtcTCCCCGCGTCCCGTCCGCCCGCCTGGGGCGCCGGGTGCCTCCCCCGCGCCGGGCTGGGAGCGGGtcgggagggaggggggcaagCCGCCGGGCGCCTCCCCAGCGCCGGGCTGGGAGCGGGccgcgcgcgcggccgttgggagcgcgcggggcgggggggggcccgcGGCTCTTCCGCGCctcgcccgggggcggcggcggatGGGGGTCTGCGCCCCCCGCCGTCCCCTGGGTCTGCCGGGCTGCGGGTGTTACCCTGAGGCTGCCGCTCGGGCGGGGGGGTGTTGTGCGGGGTGAGTGTTCGCGCAGCGGCCCGGAGCGCTTTGAGTCCGGCTGCGGCCTTGGATGGTTCTGGCGTGACCCGTGTCGGCTCTCCTTGATTTTAGGTGTTCAAACGCTTCGTCGAGATTGGCAGGGTTGCCTTCATTTCCTTCGGGCCGCATGCTGGCAAGCTGGTGGCCATTGTGGATGTTATTGACCAAAACAGGGTAAGCTAAGAGCAGCCCAGCTTCCTCCTCCTATTTCTTTTAAGAAGCTTGTGTACTAAAACATTCTGTGAATAGATTTTCGAGGAAACGAGCAGTGGTCAGAAAGGAACAGTTTAGCAGGCATTACCGTTTGAAACTTTAAGTAGTAAGTTCTTTTTAATTGGCAAGTAATATAATTCCTTCTCTGCTATCTCTTCTCCTAGTTCTTTTACTCTTGTAAGTGCCTTAAAAGCTAATTTCAGTGAATTCTTGGGAAATAAGATAGACACATTATTTTCTACATATATATTATGACTAGAGGTGTGAGGTCTTGGAACTCTTGTGGGAGTAGTGGTGGCCAAGTACATTTTAGTTAGTGTCTAAAACTTATGAATGGAGTGGTACCATTATATGTTTAAGGTAAATATTTGGGCTAGGAGATTCTTTTCAATTAATATTCCAGAAAAAGCCAGAGAAGAGAACGGTGAAGTATATGATCTTATTTCTATGTACTTTTTCTAGTTcagtttctttttccaaaaacaaagaTGGGCCTTTAGAAGTCTTGCTGTAAAGTTGGGTCACGTATGCAGGACTTACTGATCAGACTTCGGCAGCACAAAACTTGTTTCCATTTCAGACCATTGCTGTCAAATTGCAGTTCACAAATTGTTAGGAAGCTGCTGTCTAAATCAAGCACGCTGCGAAAACTGCTAATAAACATGTGTCTTCTTGTTCCAGGCACTAGTTGATGGCCCCTGTAGTGGTGTCAGAAGACAGGCTATGCCTTTCAAGTGCATGCAGCTCACTGACTTTGTTCTCAAGTTCCCACACAGGTGAGTTCTGTCTTTTTTTGGCTTCTGTAAGACATGCTGTCACTTGTTGCCTGAATTATGTGATTTGATGCTTGCTAAATAAGTTCATATAATGTTAATTAAATTGATAAATGTGTGTGTAATAGAAACTTGGCAGACCACGTTACCAGTTGAATACATAAGTTTTCACTATGAATGTTGACTGATAACCTCTGTTCAGGAAAgtggaaggaaaggaaacaacAGACTGCCCTAGGCAACTTACAGCAGCAGTTAGAGTAATGCTATGTAACCTTGCTTTTGTGTATATGGTGTCTTAAGCTACTGCTTAGATCACCTTCAGATATTAAATATATTCCCTGCCTATGGAACTGTGCTGGAATTGTAGGAACCTGAActcattcttttttccttaactttGTTATTATATGAGTTTCTGTAATTTAGAATCAAAAGTTGCTGCCTTCCTGATTCTAGAGCAATGCTTATAGTATTGTGTGAGAATTCCTTTTGAGGTTGCTCATCTGTTCAGTCCTAGGCAAGCATTTACACAATGAAATGTTAGGTTAGTCCATAGAAGTGTATGTGTTGTTGACTTAGTATGTGGTGAAATGTAGCCATTAAAATAATCCATGTACAATGTGGAAGGATGATCATCTCTTGTATGAAATTTTATGGGCTGCTGTCAGTGAAAAGCTTTTTTCTGCAGACAGTGTGAATGTAATTATCTGACTGTTCAATGCAGTGCTCGTCAGAAGCATGTGCGAGTTGCCTGggagaaggaaaatattaatgaaaaatggGCAGCCACAAGATGGGCAAAGAAGATTGAAGCCAGAGAAAAGGTACAATTTTTGGCTGGATGAGTAATACACATAGTATCACTTCTACTCATTAAAATTAGGTGCAGTCTAATACACTATGCGGTTTCTTTTGTAGGTTAAGGCATAGGTTATTTGAAGTTGCTATCAGCTTTTTTGTGCTATCTTGCGCCCATCAGCTTTCAGCCTTATGCTTTGTagcaaagttttgttttgttcagccGTCTCTATAACTTATTTTGTTTCCTGTGCCATTGCTTCCCAGGAAAAGCCTTAAACAGTTAAATCGGTTCCAGATGTGTAGCTAGCCTTAATTTGGAGATGTTCAGAATTACTTGTGAAATGTTTTGAGACACTGAAGTAACTActtcttatatatgtttgtatcAGAACTTCATGACTGATTCTTTTCAAACAGAAAGCCAAAATGACTGACTTTGATCGCTACAAGGtcatgaaagcaaagaaaatggtaAGTGTTTGAGTGTATTTTCCTTATGTAGTTAATGCTTGTAGCTTTTGCTGCAGAGTCAAATACTTATCTCAAAAGCCTGCCTTTTATATCTGGCTTGGGTTATGGATTGACCCAAAGTGTGTGAATGCCTTGAATTTTTGATGATTCTTTGGCCACCCTTTTCTCTTAAGCAGTTGATCAAACTGCTGGTCAAACATGTTTTGTATGTTAGTCTTCTAAGTTATAGCTGAGGAAGGAATTACCTGCAGCTGAAATCAGACTTTATTGATGGGTTCTGTTAATATTTCATTCTTTATTAAACTCAGCTGTGTGTAATATGTGGTGTACTCAAGTTACCAGCCAGAACAATGCTTGTGACTTGGTAGATCATCAGAACAGTTTTAGGTAGAATTTGATGTTTTATATGTAATACATGGTAAACCCTCTGACTTAGTAAAATGTTATCTGGTTAGCAAAGGATGATTACCCAAAAGTGGAGAACCTGAAAGCTTGGAAATGAAATTAAAGAATAATATTTATGAAGAGTTGTTGTTTTCATTCTGATTGATtaacgtgatttttttttttaaacagagaaacaGGATCATCAAGCATGAAATGAAGAAGCTCCAGAAGCAGGCTTCTAAAAAAGGCAAGAAGTTACAGAAGGCACAAAAATAGAATAAACTTCTAGTTATGTTTCACTTTTGTGTCcgtgctctgattttttttaaagattgttaAATGGTCAAATATCTGATTTAAATGGTGATCACAAGGGTAACATAAGTTCACTTTTGCTTCTGACCAAGAATTGTTGTCCATTTATTAATGTCAGTGTTGGGTTCCCAGTGTTTCTCTGGAACACAAGCAAGTGTGTTTTTGTCACTTTCTGTTAAGATGCCCGTATGGACTATGCTTAGTACTGATCCCCAATACTGTTAGAAGAATTTGCATACCCAGTTAATTAAAGGAGCAGTTCAGATCCTCAGACATCTTAAAGCAGTCTGCTATGGAAATGTTTTGCAATGAATGAAGCTATTTGCAGTCTTTGTGAAATGTGAGAAATGATCAGTTAAACTAATTTTTCTGTATAAATTCAGGCACCAACTGAAACATGACTGTTCTAGTTTGAATTTAGAATACAAGGATGCCAGTTTTTGGGGGACTGACATATTGCTGTTCAAAGTCTGCTCTAAAGtactctgtatttttttaaaacttgttaTTCTGTAACAAGTGACTTAGAGGGCTTCAATATTCTAGATGTCTAATAACATACGGTTGTCCTGTAAGTGCAGTTAGTCATGAATGACATTAACAAGATTAAAATTGATGACTTGTATTCAAACATGCTTTCTTTTCAGAATGTTTGAAGTTTAATAGGCTATATCAGGACCTGAGCCTAATTAGTTCTTTAAACTATGCAGCATATAATTACTGCTTTTTAATCAAAACCATTAAGTAAAAGGGGACAGGACCTAAAAAATTACTCAAAAACCATATGAAATACTGAAGTGATGCATTTAGTCTTTGCACTGTAAAATAACGTTTACATCTCTCTAAATACCAGCATCCATCTCTTCCATATGTTTTCTCCTGTGTATTTTGTTGGCAGGGGATATATTTTCTTTATAATGAATGAAGAAATTACAAGAGTATCTCTTTTGTAACCAagaagcaaattatttttatgacCAAGTATAAAATTGAGGAGGGagaatacaaatttaaaaaacaaaggttgTAAGACCTTCAGATATATtgccaaatacatttttcaaagataTATTGTCAAATATACTGAACATTTTAAAGTTAAGATTTAAAATAATGACTTCAAAAATATGTGCTTCTAAGTAGATGTGTCTAATGCTGCTTGCTTCAGCCAGTTAGACATTTGCTTGCTCAAATGCTTAAACTAGCTGTTATCTTGAGCTATTTATAAGCCTTTGAAAATTGAGTTCTAGCGCATGGCTGATATGAATGGCTATAGCAACTAAGGAAAAAAACTCAGAAGTAATGCAAATTAAGATTAAAATGCATTTACAAGCATCAGGAAATCTTGCTTTAAATTGGATTTTAAAGTGATTAAATCCACTTATTTTGGAACTAAAATACTGTTAGTAACTTGGAAGCTGTGGTAACATGGAGGCCCTTTAAGGTAAAAGAGTTGTCCCTtagggggtttttgtttttttatgtacTACTGTTTTCATAAGCTCAGTTAtataaaagatggaaaaatttGATAAGGGTGCCTATAGGGAAAATAGATGTGCTCTTGATTATTATGAGTTCACAAATGCTTTTTCTATATTGTTTGgccttttttaaagctatttgatTCTgaggaataattttatttattaatacaggaatttgttcagtattttcattccCACCAATGCCACCTGGCAGCTGCTGAGGTACCTCAAACATTTTTCTGGATAGTGTTTTATAACCTGTAAAGTTACCGAGCAGCTGTCATTGTTCTGAATAGGAGCCTTAATCTGTTCAGGGACAGCTATACTTGAATGTAAGGCTGAATTTTGTATGTCTTGAATTCAGGATATGGGCTTAAAATTTCTCATGAGTTCTTTGCTAGAATATGAATGGACATATAGCATGCTTATTCATATTACAGGTTTTCAAAGACTTTGATTCACTCGTAGACATAGTAGGTGAGACATGAGTGGGGGTATGATTCAGCAGAGGGAGCTGTAGTCTGAAATACTTTGTTTAGTTTTTGTGCAAGTTAACAATACAAAACGTCCACAGGGAGAGCTAAGTACCTGTGGTTTGACTGTGGCTGTCCCTTAACGCTGTATTATGGAAGGGATGTGCTGGGGGATAGTGGCATTAAAGCTTAAGGCACCCTTCTGGTGAGAAGGCTTTACATGCATTAgacaaaattaatcttttttaatatcttttttgtttggtaaCTGCACCACATCTTTCTGACGGCATGTTCCAAATGAGTGGTATCTGGTGCTCTTTCCCAACACAAGAAACCTTTCTGAAGCCTTTTGCAGCTATTGCAGCTTTGTGTCATGTCAGTAGCCCACATTTCTTCTAAATACCATATTGTGCTGTCCATGCTGGAAGGACTGGAAACATTTTATAGTTAATCTTTAAGTCTTCAACAGGAGCTAAACTCAGTAATAAGTAAATTCTTGATTTCGTAGTATTTGTATGTTAATGATAGCTGAAGCTGTTCTCATTTCCTTTTCGTCTGCCTGGTTTTGTATTGTGGGAGGTACTGGTTTGTCCATTTTTAAATCTGCAGGGATATAGAAATCAATCTAGAAGCATGAACAGTTTCACTTCTATAGCTTACCACATGATGGCAATGTTACCTCTTTAAGTTTTTCTTAGGCTTACGCAAGTAAGACGACTGCTGCATTTCTGTGTAAAGTAGCAGTGCCAAACAAAGGCGATGGCACAAATATTTGAGAACAATAGATATGTTTATGAATATCTTTATTTTGTTCTTACAGTTGACTAAGA contains:
- the RPL14 gene encoding large ribosomal subunit protein eL14, producing the protein MVFKRFVEIGRVAFISFGPHAGKLVAIVDVIDQNRALVDGPCSGVRRQAMPFKCMQLTDFVLKFPHSARQKHVRVAWEKENINEKWAATRWAKKIEAREKKAKMTDFDRYKVMKAKKMRNRIIKHEMKKLQKQASKKGKKLQKAQK